In the genome of Dasypus novemcinctus isolate mDasNov1 chromosome 30, mDasNov1.1.hap2, whole genome shotgun sequence, one region contains:
- the LOC101412002 gene encoding olfactory receptor 7A10-like, with protein sequence MEPGNDTQFSEFILLGLPIEKDLQPFFFGFFLSMYLITIFGNLLIILATTTDSHLHTPMYFFLSNLSFCDMLFITTTVPKMLVNMQKQNKAISYTGCLTQMFFFLLFTGLDDFLLAVMAYDRLVAICHPLHYMVIMNPKHCALLVLACWSLTALHSLLHSLMMLHLSFCAPWEIPHFFCDLNQIIQLACSDFIINYVVMYSGAVVLGGGPLAWILFSYSKIISSICVISSAQGKYKAFSTCASHLSIVSLFYGTSVGVYLSPTASYNTHSNAAASVMYTMVTPMLNPFIYSLRNKDIKGALKRFLMGNP encoded by the coding sequence ATGGAACCAGGAAATGATACACAATTTTCAGAATTtattcttctgggactcccaatagaaaaagatttacaacctttCTTCTTTGGATTTTTCTTGTCCATGTACCTGATCACCATCtttgggaacctgctcatcatcctggccaccACCACTGACTCCCACCTTCACacgcccatgtacttcttcctctctaacctTTCCTTTTGTGATATGCTTTTCATCAccaccactgtcccaaagatgctggtgaacatgcaaaaacagaacaaagccaTTTCCTACACAGGCTGTCTCACACAGATGTTCTTTTTCTTACTCTTTACAGGATTGGATGACTTCCTCCTggctgtgatggcctatgaccgtttAGTGGCCATCTGCCACCCACTGCACTACATGGTCATCATGAATCCCAAGCACTGTGCCCTGTTGGTTTTGGCTTGCTGGAGCCTGACTGCTCTGCATTCCTTGTTACACAGCCTAATGATgctgcatttgtccttttgtgcacCCTGGGAAATTCCACACTTTTTCTGTGATCTTAATCAGATTATCCAACTTGCTTGTTCTGATTTCATCATTAATTATGTAGTGATGTATTCCGGAGCTGTGGTGCTGGGAGGGGGTCCCCTTGCTtggatccttttctcttactctaagatTATTTCCTCCATATGTGTAATCTCATCAGCTCagggtaaatataaagcattttccaccTGTGCATCTCACCTCTCCATCGTCTCCTTATTTTATGGTACAAGCGTAGGGGTGTACCTCAGTCCTACTGCTTCATACAACACACATTCAAATGCAgcagcctcagtgatgtacaccatggtcacacccatgctgaaccccttcatctacagTCTCAGGAATAAGGACATAAAGGGGGCTCTGAAAAGATTCTTAATGGGGAACCCATAG